CTAGCTTCATATCTTAAATCAACTACAATTTTATCTCTTACTGCCTCGTCAAATTTATACGTGTGAATATACGGCCCGAAAATTTGCAAACTCGTGAGCTTGTCAGATTTCAACAACGGAGTCCCAGTAAACCCGATTAATACAGCATGAGGCATTAATTTTTTAACGGCTTGATGTAACTTCCCTGAATTTGTACGGTGGCACTCATCGATAAAGGCTATAATATGCCCCTTAGCACTGTAATTTTTCGGCAGATTATCAACGAGTTCACGAATATATAAATCAATATCCGCGCCCCCTTTGACGTTATGACCATATTTATGAATTAATGAGCATATTATTGAATCCTGATCACGATTCAGAATATCCCGTAAATCCCCGCCGCTCCTAGCACGTTTTATAGTTTTCTCGCCCGAATCGATAAATACGCCTTCAATTTGCGAGTCTAATTCGTCCCTGTCAGTGATTATTACGACTCGGCTGTTATCAATATTTTCGCGAATCCATTTCGCAAGCCATACCATTATTAAAGACTTCCCGGAGCCTTGAGTGTTCCAAATTATTCCGCCCTCGCCTTGTTTGATTCGTTCCTGAGCAGCTTTCACCGCAAAAAATTGATTATGACGCGCTATTTTCTTGACTCCCTTGTCAAATATCATGAAATTATGAATCAAACTCAAGAATCTATCATGTTGACATAAAGATATAATGCCGTCTCGTAAAATATTCTTTTCTTGTGACTGCAAAGCGCGAATCTTTTGAGATAGTGAATCTTTTGCGTTAATGTCTTCTTTCCATGTTAAATAAAATTTTTCCGGAGTCTCTATTACCCCGTAGCGCAGACCTTGTGAGCCGTTCCCAGCCATTAAAATTTGAATCGGATTAAAGAATTCTTGTATGCATTCTTTGCTTTGATTGCGGATAATTTGACGGATTCCATTTTCGACGGCGACACATGAATTTTTTAGCTCAATCATTCCCAGTGCTATACCATTCACATATAAAACTAGGTCGGGGCGTTTTTTCTGAGCAAATGAGACTGTAACCTCTTCGGCCAAGTAAAAATTATTTCTCTCAGTGTTAAGCCAGTCAATATAATGAACAGTTATATAATTTCCTGACTCGTCCTTAGTGTTCGCTCCATAACGAATTAAATTATAAATTTCTTGATTGATTTTATATAGCGGGCCGCTTTGAGTGTTTATTAACTTGTCAAGAGAGTCAAGAGCCTGCTTAATTACATAATCGCTATAATTCCGTGATAGAAGATTTTCACGCAGCAAATTATTTATTACGGGCAAATTATTTTGATTCTCAAGATTGCCGAGAAAGTTATATTTTAAATCATCAATCAGCCATTTTTTGACTCGTTCCTGTAAATGCCGCTCGTTTTCGATTAACATAGCCGCACCTTCCCAGTTAATAGATCGTTCATAGCTCCGTCACGTATCTGAATGATTTTATCACGTTCGGACTCGAGCGCAAGAATTTCATTATCAAAGGCGGTTAGTGTGTCGGCGATTGCTTGCTGTTCAGTGAGGGGGGGGAGGGGGATTTGAGTATCTAATATTATACTGTTATATAGTCTTCTGATAGTTGTACCTTCTAAATTTTGCCATTTGTGCGCTTGATAGAAATACATTAAAAATTTATTACATAATATATCGTGATTAACATCAAGCCATACGATATTAGAATCTTGAAAATATGAATCTCTACCATCAAACATAACGGCGCGCCCTATTGTACCAGCAGCAGAAAGCAAAATATCGCCGACTTTAGGATATGGATATAAACGTTTATAATTCTCGTATAGTTCACGACTTATATATGCGTCCGATTTTCCGCCGAATGTTCCTATTTTGTAGAATGGGATTTGTCCAAAGGGTTTTGTTTGATGTTGGAAAATTCTACGACACATTTTAACGACTCCTATATCCCCTAATTTCTTAACCTCCCACGCAGAGCAAAAGCCTTTAAGCCTCGTCCGGCCAGTCATTAAATCATTTAGTGCACCTTCTCGAATTGCTTTCTTTTTTGCGGTTAACTCAGATAAATTATTTATATGATTGTCGAATACTGCGAGGGTGTTGGCTATGGCGTGTTGTTCTGATAGGGGCGGGAGGGGGATGGAATATTGCATTATATATTTCTTATCGCCACGTGGCATCTTTGTCCCCTTAACTCCGCCATTCATGACATAATTAATAAAATTTTCGTTCGCAATACAATAATATAAAAATTTAGGATAAATATTTTCATTTGCAACTAACACAAGAACATCAGCACTACACGCGCCGGAAAAATCCGCAAAATAAACCTTTTTCAAATATGGGCGAATATTGGCAATTAAAATATTTCCACTGTTAAAAGCTATTCCCGTTATAAGTTGTTTATCTTGATATTTATCAATACCGTTAAAATTTTGTCTCATATTCTCCGTACTAATATATAATCTTTTGGATACCGTAATTCTATCATTTCTCAAGAAAGCAATTTCTGAAAGTTTTACATTTACCATTTATAGCCCATTCCTTTCAACGCTGCCTGCACTGCCTCGCGTGATTCTTGTGTATTATTCTCGATTTCTGACAGTGTATGCTCGTATCTTTTTGCGATAATCACGAGTCTTGCTGCTGACTCATTTAAAACTGTGTCGAGTTCGTTATTAATTTGCCCTCTCAAGAAAGCCGCCCATTTGTGAGTAAACAATAAATTTTTTACCTCGTCAACTGTCAAACGTGAATATTTTTCTAGGACTTGTTTATCAAGATTCTTTTTTGCAATCTTTATATCAAAAATTATACGATGTTGTTTTACTAAGTTAGCAAAATAATCCGTTATTGCACGATATTCTTCGGATTGGTCAAGCCTCTTATTTTCTAATTCTTTCATTCTGGGCGGTATATCACCCATTTTTATATCTCCTTTTTCATTAATAACTTTATTAAGGAGTCCGTCTTCGCCTGAACCTTCTTCAAGTTTTTCATCAAGAATTATTTGTATAGATTCAAGTTGTAACTCTAAGTCAGCAATTTTTGCAAGTTCCTCGGAAAAATAAACGCTCTCAATAATTCCGCGCGGTATTAATTCCCCGTCAAAACTTTTGACTCTGTTATTCTTGTCGTAGTTGTATGAGATTTCGCGCCCAGCCTCGTAGCCGCTTGACTTGATTATATAAATATCGTCCTGTAAAATCTCGTTCCAGTAATTCATTAAGCAATCGAACACGCTATATTTATCGATAATTAAAGAATTCGAGTACTCACCCAGAATCAAATCACCGAGTTCACGAATTAATTTTTTAGGGATTGAGTCCTGATTGACATTTAATAATAATTCACGTGCTTTGACTTCCCAGTTTGTAAAAATTTCTTGGCCTTCTTTGATTTTCTGAGCGCGTAAAGACTCGTCATTCATGAAAAAATTTTCGATTGAGTCGGGGTTGATTTCCTGAAAAATTTTAGCTTTTAGATCCGGAGATATTTGCCAAATTTTATTAAGCGAGTTTATATCATGTTCAGGAATTCCGCCGAGTAAATGAGCCTGTATATTTTGAGGGAGTGAGTCGTCTTCTTTCTGAATATATCGCGGGACGTTCATATTTCCTGCGTTTGAGTCTAAGATTTCAGAATAGGGCACGAGCCGCGAATAACCGGGGATTTCCTGCTGTGAGTGATAGACTCTTACAATGCGTTCAATATCCTGCTCGCGTAACCTGTTTTTATTGCCGTCTTTCTTGAATCCGTCGCTTGCGTCAATAAAGAAAATATTTTCTCGTTTGTCCGAGTCTGATTTGTCGATAAATAATAAACATGCGGGAATTCCTGTTCCGTAAAATAAATTAGCCGGTAAACTGACGACTCCCCGAATATAACGAGTCTTAAGCAAATTAATCCGTATAGATTCCTCCGCGTTGCCCCTGAATAATACGCCATGAGGCATAACGACTCCGGCCTTCCCATTAGAATCAAGCGATTTAATTACGTGTAAGAGCCAAGCATAATCGCCGTTTTTCTCCGGAGGAGTCCCGAATCCGTCAAAGCGTTTATAAATATCTTGAGAGACTCCGCCGTCTGCCCATGATTTATCGGAAAAAGGAGGATTCATAACAATGAAATCAAATCGCCGGAGCTGCCCGAACTTGTCAAGAAATTTAGGATCTGAGAGAGTATTACCTTTTTTGATTATGCCGGTGCCCTTCTGATGTAGTACGAAATTCATTTTAGCGAGTCCTGCCGTAGCGTTGTCGATTTCCTGACCGTAAATAGAAATCAGCGAGTCCCCGTTTGAGTCAACAGGTGCCTCATCAGCTGCCCGAATTAAGAGACTCCCGCTTCCTGCTGCCGGGTCATAGAGAGTAGCAGGTTGGGTAATATTTTCGATCCCTATTAATTTAGCGATAACTCTTGATACTTCACTGGGAGTATAAAATTGTCCCTTGCTTTTGCCTGATTCTTGGGCAAATTTCATCATGAAATACTCATAAGCGTCGCCGATAATGTCATCACCGCTGGCCCTGTTTGAGCGAAAATCTAACGCAGGATCTTCAAATATTCCGATTAAGCCCGAAACTTTATCAATTAATTCCTTGCCTGAGCCGAGTTCATTAGTATTATTAAAGCTGACATCAGGCAAAGCACCTTTTAACTCATTAGCATCGATAAATTTTTGTATAGTTTTGTCAACAATTTCGCCGACATCTTTCTTATTTTTTGCGTTGATTAACACATTAAATGACGCGTCATCAGGTATAATGAATTCGGAGAAGGGGTCATTATTATATTTGTCAGAGACGTATTTAAAGAATAACAGGACTAGCACATAATCTTTATATTTAGCAGGCTCGACTCCCCCGCGTAGTTTGTTGCAGGCCTCCCATAATTTAGAGTATAAAGCAGATTTCTTAACGGGCATTGTAAAATTTTCCTCTCAGATTATAATCTCATAATCATAAATTGCGATTAGTTAATATATTTTCAAGAAATTTTTTGCAGATGTCAAGAATAAATATAAAAATTTTCGTGATTCCCCGTGTATGAAGCCGTGTTATTGTGCAGTGAGCTATAAAATTTTTCTGATTCCCTGTGTATAAAGCCGCCTTATTGTGCAGCGAGTTATATATAAAATTTTTGCTATTTCCTGCTAAAAAAATAGTCATGTTATAATTCAGCAAATCCATAAATACAGACTTCAAATTTTCGTGGATTTCTCCCAGATTTTACTAATACATTTACTAATACAAAAAGTTGAGATAATTAATTTATTTGCAATGCTTTACAGAGAAAAATTTTTTGCTATGTTGATAAATTTTTTGCGAGAAATTTTTGCGTGTGAAATATAAATTTTTGCGCGTATAAAGTCATGTTATAATGCATAAAACAGTCTTCAAATTTTAGTGAAAATCTCACAGTTTTACAGCTGCATTTACAGCTACAAAAATATAATATTATTCAAGTATTAACAAAGACTCATAGAGATAAAATTTTTTGTTATAGTGCAATTTTTGCGGGGGATTTTTGCGTGTGAATTATAAAATTTTTGCGCGATAAATTAATCAATCATATATAATAAAAGCTAGAATTTTCACCGAGTCGGGAGGCACTGAAACATGAATTTATTTAATGTAATAATCTCGTGGATTTTCTCTACAATTTTTTGTATAACGCTTTTAATGTATATCGCGAAATATCCTCGTCAAAGGACAAAGCTCCTAAAGATAATTTTTTCTGCGATGTTTATAGTGGGAATGATTTTATATTGTTCATGTAATTATTTAGTGCTGGAAAATGCCGCCCTAGAATTGCCGGAGAAAGTAAAGAGAGAATTATTATGGGTCAAGAGTGAGTATGCTTCATTGTTTTATATTCCCTATGTAACTGTAAGATCTGTAATAGATGTCGGGAGAATGTTTTCAGGTTATCCTAATGGAGACGCGTTTTATAGTCTGCCAATTTCAAGAAATCCATTTGCTGTATTTGCGTTTCTGCTGATTAATTTAATAGCTTTTTTCACGACGGCGACCGCTTTAATTACTCGATTCGGAAATGATTTACTGCGATGGATCAGGTTAAAAGCTCCGAATATGTTTGATATTATATTAGTGTTCGGAGTAAATGCTAATTCTATATCATTAGGCCGAAATATTATAGAGAAAAAGGGAGATATTATTATATATGTTGACAGCGTAATCGATGAGAAATACGAGTCATCAATAAGAGATTTAGGGGGTATTGCTTACTCTGACAGCGGGGCAATAAAAGCGCAAGATTCATTTTTGCAGGAAATCAGAGTCAAGCCGGATAAAACAAAATTGAGACTTTACGCGCTCTCAAGTGAATACGATAAAAATTTGCAATATGCTCAAAAAATGTCAGACAGCTTGAATAAATTAAAAATTTCTCCCGAACAAACGGAGCTCGTATTATTAGGCACTGACGAATGGAAAGGAATGATATTTCAAGCAAACGGGACTAATTACGGCTACGGCGATGTAATTTCATTTGATGAGCACGAACTGACAGCAAGACTCTTAATTCATAAATACCCGTTGTGTAACGCGATAAATTTTGACTCTAATGGGCTTGCTACTGAAGATATTAACATTCTCATAGTTGGATTTGGACGCATAGGGCATGAAGTTTTGCGAAAAGTTATAGCAAATGGACAATTTGAGGGCAGTAATTTTCACGCAACTATTTATGACCCTAATTTTGAACGCAGGGCAGGTTTTGTGCAGTATCAATATCCTAAAATGTTCAAGAATTATAAAATAATATTCGAGCCTCAGGAAGGAAGAAGCACTAAATTATATTCTTTCTTGCAGGAAAACGCGGCCAAGTTAAATTATATAGTAATCTGCATTGAAGATAAATACATGACGCGGGGAATGGCCATAAGAATAGTAGACCGTCTGCAGTCACTGGGATATTCAAAGAATGTATATACTTGCGACACTGAAAGCGTTAGATGTTATTCTGAAGATGTCAAGGGCTATGAGTCTAACTTGATATATGACTCTGAAATACTTTTCTCTGAAGAGCTCGATAAATACGCAATGGAATTAAATCATAAATATTCAGGCGGGAGAAATTTATATGAAGACTGGAGACAATGCAGTTATTTTGACAGAATGAGCAGCCGTGCAGCTGTTGATTACTTGATCCCATTGATAAAGCGGATTAATGCAAAAAAATTGACTCCTGAACAGCGCGAGAATTTGGCAAAAAGTGAGCATTTAAGATGGTGCGCATTTCATTATACATTTGGCTTTGATGTCATGGACAAGTCAGAATTTACAGCGCGCATAAAAGAATACAATCACGAAATCAAGGAATCTGGCCAATCATCAATTAAGATTAGTAAGGACATGGAAAATTTAAAGCACGTCTGCCTTGTTGACTGGGACAAACTTGACGAGATTTCAAGACTCGAAGATTCATTAATTCATAATAACAGGAATTATAAGAATCATGACAGAGGAAATGTCGATACAATTATGAATTTAATACAAGCCGACTCTAAAGAAAGCTGATTATTATTTATCATGAATGAAACTTTTAAATATTACGCGTTTATAAGTTACAGCCACGCAGACAAGAAAATTGCGAAAAAATTACAGCGAAAACTAGAACACTATCATTTGCCGGCAGCTTTGCAAAAAAATAATCCTGATCTGCCTAAAAAATTAAGTCCCATTTTCATAGATGACTCTGACCTCGTGGGCAAGGGGAATTTAAAGACTGCTTTACAGGAAAATCTTGACAGATCTAATTATTTAATCGTGATATGCTCACCGAACAGCGCAAAATCTGAATATGTTAATGACGAAGTAAATTATTTCATAAAACTCGGCCGGGGTGATCATATTATTCCGTTTATTGTTGACGGAGTCCCTCACTGTGAAAATATTTCGCTTGAATGTTTCCCGCCCGCAATTCTTGAATTACCCCGCGAAAATGAATTACTTGGAATCGACCTTAAAAAATTTGGCATGTATGAGTCCTTCTTAAGGCTTATTGCTACGTTATTGAGACTCGATCTTGATGACTTTGTAGAGAGGGGCCGCAAAGAACGCAGAAGGAAAAATATTATACTTGTCTCGTTATTTTTTGCGCTGATAATTATAGGTTTTATGCTGGTACCGCCGCCCTATAATGAGACTTACGCAGAAAATGTAATGTATAACGCGCTCGCTTCATATGTGAGAGCAGGAAATCAATACGAAAATTTACACAAATTAACGGACTCGGCAATTAATAATCCGTCTGAATTCACGAAGCAATTAAATTTATATAATCAGCAAATTTCATACAGGGCAATGACCGATAAGAATTCAGTGCAATATTTAGCTGACATGCTTAAAACCGGCAAAGTTATGCCGTCATCAAGACAGCCCATGAGTCAACACGAATGCGCCGAGCTTTTGACTCTGCCTGATAGCCGGGAAGACGAATATAAATTTTTTGCTAGTGTATTAGAATTCGTTATGAGTGATGATTACGCAAGAAAATATTATAGTTCCTACCCTGAAATTTTGCGGGATATTTTAGAAGTTGACGCGAATATAACAGCAGAATTATATCAAATTGTCTGCACGCCTCATTTAACAGGGAAGTACGCCGATAATTCAGTAACAGCAAAGGCATATAATAATTTATTCTCGTCAGTTCCCAAGCAAAACGAGCATTTAACGGGCGAAAATCCTAAACAAGCGCGGGAATCTCTGGCACGGCTCAAAGGCTCAAGAAATGATTATCTGCAAAAATTAAACTCGCTGGGAGTCTTAGAGGCTTATAAATCAACAGCACCGGCAAAACCTGTTATTACTTCAGATGACGAAATATTTATAAATCAGCCTGTTATTTCAGACGATAATAAATCAGAATCAAGAATGTTAAATGACTTACTCGCATATATTTATAACCGTGAAATTATTTGCAGTAATATTAAATGGATTCTTGACTCGTTCGAAAATTTTGACCGCAAAAGAACATGGGAATCCCTCCAAATAGCGCGCGCAGTTGTTCAAATAGCTAGGGCAGATATTATTAAATGCAAGCTCCCGCCTCTTGAAATGACGGATAATGACAGGCAAAAATTAATGAATCACAAAATCGATGTAAATTTTTTGAGTAATCTTGCCTTAATGTTCGATTCTGAGAAGGCTTCAGAGTTAAATACTTGTCTCACGCTCAATGATCACATTATGAGAGATGTATTTTTCCGTGATGACTGGGCAGTCTGTATGCGTGATGCTGATATTTACAGGCAAATTTTAGACTGCAATATAAAATATTTAGCTAACATAGCCGACTGGGTTTTGACAAATATAAATAATCCTGCTGTAACTAAAAAATTTGAGCTTTTACTCGCAAAATATTGTCCTGAAACACGGGCGAATCAACGCAAAATCCCCGACACTTTAAACAATATCGAGGACTCAGCACAAAAAATTTTAGATAAACTTGAGAATTTAGTATTAATCGATAAAGCAAAAGTCTTAGG
This DNA window, taken from Synergistaceae bacterium, encodes the following:
- a CDS encoding restriction endonuclease subunit S, whose product is MVNVKLSEIAFLRNDRITVSKRLYISTENMRQNFNGIDKYQDKQLITGIAFNSGNILIANIRPYLKKVYFADFSGACSADVLVLVANENIYPKFLYYCIANENFINYVMNGGVKGTKMPRGDKKYIMQYSIPLPPLSEQHAIANTLAVFDNHINNLSELTAKKKAIREGALNDLMTGRTRLKGFCSAWEVKKLGDIGVVKMCRRIFQHQTKPFGQIPFYKIGTFGGKSDAYISRELYENYKRLYPYPKVGDILLSAAGTIGRAVMFDGRDSYFQDSNIVWLDVNHDILCNKFLMYFYQAHKWQNLEGTTIRRLYNSIILDTQIPLPPLTEQQAIADTLTAFDNEILALESERDKIIQIRDGAMNDLLTGKVRLC
- a CDS encoding SAM-dependent DNA methyltransferase produces the protein MPVKKSALYSKLWEACNKLRGGVEPAKYKDYVLVLLFFKYVSDKYNNDPFSEFIIPDDASFNVLINAKNKKDVGEIVDKTIQKFIDANELKGALPDVSFNNTNELGSGKELIDKVSGLIGIFEDPALDFRSNRASGDDIIGDAYEYFMMKFAQESGKSKGQFYTPSEVSRVIAKLIGIENITQPATLYDPAAGSGSLLIRAADEAPVDSNGDSLISIYGQEIDNATAGLAKMNFVLHQKGTGIIKKGNTLSDPKFLDKFGQLRRFDFIVMNPPFSDKSWADGGVSQDIYKRFDGFGTPPEKNGDYAWLLHVIKSLDSNGKAGVVMPHGVLFRGNAEESIRINLLKTRYIRGVVSLPANLFYGTGIPACLLFIDKSDSDKRENIFFIDASDGFKKDGNKNRLREQDIERIVRVYHSQQEIPGYSRLVPYSEILDSNAGNMNVPRYIQKEDDSLPQNIQAHLLGGIPEHDINSLNKIWQISPDLKAKIFQEINPDSIENFFMNDESLRAQKIKEGQEIFTNWEVKARELLLNVNQDSIPKKLIRELGDLILGEYSNSLIIDKYSVFDCLMNYWNEILQDDIYIIKSSGYEAGREISYNYDKNNRVKSFDGELIPRGIIESVYFSEELAKIADLELQLESIQIILDEKLEEGSGEDGLLNKVINEKGDIKMGDIPPRMKELENKRLDQSEEYRAITDYFANLVKQHRIIFDIKIAKKNLDKQVLEKYSRLTVDEVKNLLFTHKWAAFLRGQINNELDTVLNESAARLVIIAKRYEHTLSEIENNTQESREAVQAALKGMGYKW
- a CDS encoding toll/interleukin-1 receptor domain-containing protein; this encodes MNETFKYYAFISYSHADKKIAKKLQRKLEHYHLPAALQKNNPDLPKKLSPIFIDDSDLVGKGNLKTALQENLDRSNYLIVICSPNSAKSEYVNDEVNYFIKLGRGDHIIPFIVDGVPHCENISLECFPPAILELPRENELLGIDLKKFGMYESFLRLIATLLRLDLDDFVERGRKERRRKNIILVSLFFALIIIGFMLVPPPYNETYAENVMYNALASYVRAGNQYENLHKLTDSAINNPSEFTKQLNLYNQQISYRAMTDKNSVQYLADMLKTGKVMPSSRQPMSQHECAELLTLPDSREDEYKFFASVLEFVMSDDYARKYYSSYPEILRDILEVDANITAELYQIVCTPHLTGKYADNSVTAKAYNNLFSSVPKQNEHLTGENPKQARESLARLKGSRNDYLQKLNSLGVLEAYKSTAPAKPVITSDDEIFINQPVISDDNKSESRMLNDLLAYIYNREIICSNIKWILDSFENFDRKRTWESLQIARAVVQIARADIIKCKLPPLEMTDNDRQKLMNHKIDVNFLSNLALMFDSEKASELNTCLTLNDHIMRDVFFRDDWAVCMRDADIYRQILDCNIKYLANIADWVLTNINNPAVTKKFELLLAKYCPETRANQRKIPDTLNNIEDSAQKILDKLENLVLIDKAKVLGAGNNRFNMLKYALDNKDLERFKQNLMKISNMPPLIFSPKWFSDKEIFYFWRENGKIQSTPSPRSEITRVPDICRVKINGVSLNQVKEYQQELNNNGFKSLGVKEEANKFTVFYKFQESRFAIIWEAEQVIILMHENPVCFVPVLYLSLMK